GCCGCCGAGCATTTTGCCCATCCCGCACGGCGCTCCATGATGTTTTCGGCGAGATTCTACTATGCGCTCGCACTATTCCACGCCGGACGGCTGGGCGAGTCGGTCGATGAATGGCGCGAAATGCTCGAAAGCCACGATGAGTACCGCGCACAGAACCCGATCAATTCGGTCGAGGTGCACTACTGGCTCGGACGCGCTTATGAGGCCTCGGGCTGGACGGTGCAGGCGCAGGATCAGTATCGCACGTTCACGCGCATCTGGAAAACCGCCGACCCCGGCCTTACGGCCTTCGCCGATGCCAACGCGCGCCTGCGCCAACTTGCGCAAATCCACTGACGAAAGACTGGCGTTCCCTGCCCGCGGAGTGATGCAATTCCTTAATTGTGTCTCCCGTAAGACTCGGATACCAAAAATTCCCCCTGCCCCGTGTGAGATCACGGGGCAGGGGGTTGTGTTGTCGTACGCGGTGATGTGTGGTGCTACTTCATCAGCGTCATCTTGCGGGTGGCGACGAAGCCGCCCGATGAGATGCGGTAGAAGTACACACCCGACGCCACCGGCTGACCACGCTCGTCACGACCGTCCCAACTGAGCTGCTGACGGCCCGCTTCCGAGTGGCCGGTGTAGCCACGGATCGACTGACCCGCCACGTTGTACACCGTCACGCTCCAGTCTCCCGCCTCGGGCAGATCGAACGGTATCACCGTCCCCGCATTGAACGGGTTCGGATAATTCTGGCCCAGCGCGTACTGCGTCGGACGCTGGATCAACGCCGCCTGGCTG
This portion of the Candidatus Zixiibacteriota bacterium genome encodes:
- a CDS encoding T9SS type A sorting domain-containing protein, with the protein product SQAALIQRPTQYALGQNYPNPFNAGTVIPFDLPEAGDWSVTVYNVAGQSIRGYTGHSEAGRQQLSWDGRDERGQPVASGVYFYRISSGGFVATRKMTLMK